One stretch of Tepidibacter hydrothermalis DNA includes these proteins:
- a CDS encoding diguanylate cyclase domain-containing protein: protein MNMNSFIAKKKYILKYSIILFITLSLIFISLSSIFQYNIMNLKKQEIEKNENRIVRLEKDILREQIDNVISDLLFLSDSLDLYSLDESTYQDIAKQWKVFSDRKKIYDQIRYIDLSGNEIIRINYSDKGSHIINKSELKNKKERYYFKDSISLKRKQIYISKLDLNVEDGKVEQPLKSMMRLSTPVFDNEGNVKGIVILNYYAKYLLDDFGAISQNSVGEAYLLDSNGYWIYNKDKDKEWAFMYEEKKEISFKNEYPKEWSYILDNEEGTLNTKNGFYTFSNIMQIDTDSSKNKKLENIDIVFGEGNWTVVLFIPKDSECGVLFENDPFELLLNVLSNGKIVLLIILIISILFSVLMTMNKISKEKIKYFSEYDEMTGVLNRRAGLQNLNKQYTDIVNNGGGISICFIDINGLKDVNDALGHEAGDELIMTVVKGIKKHIKKSDFVIRMGGDEFLVIFVNLDIEEAENVWERINNEYKKINDEENRAYIVSVSHGIEECKFHHNEYIDSIINSADQKMYNEKREIKKGLTIVRKKQD from the coding sequence ATGAATATGAATAGCTTTATAGCTAAAAAGAAGTATATATTGAAATACAGTATTATTTTATTTATTACATTAAGTTTAATATTTATATCATTATCTTCTATTTTTCAATATAATATAATGAACTTAAAGAAGCAAGAAATAGAAAAAAATGAAAATAGGATTGTAAGATTAGAAAAAGATATACTAAGAGAACAGATTGATAATGTAATTTCTGATCTGTTGTTTTTATCGGACTCACTTGATTTATATAGTTTAGATGAATCAACATATCAAGATATTGCAAAACAATGGAAGGTTTTTTCTGACAGAAAGAAAATTTATGATCAAATACGTTATATTGATCTTTCAGGAAATGAAATTATAAGGATTAATTATTCTGATAAGGGGTCTCATATAATAAATAAGTCAGAACTTAAGAATAAAAAGGAAAGATATTATTTTAAAGATAGTATTAGTTTGAAAAGAAAACAAATATATATATCAAAATTAGATTTGAATGTTGAAGATGGGAAAGTTGAACAACCCTTAAAGTCAATGATGAGATTATCTACACCAGTATTTGATAATGAAGGGAATGTTAAAGGTATAGTTATTCTTAATTATTATGCTAAATATTTACTGGATGATTTTGGAGCCATATCCCAAAATAGTGTAGGGGAAGCTTACTTGTTGGATTCTAATGGATATTGGATTTACAACAAAGATAAAGATAAAGAATGGGCTTTTATGTATGAAGAAAAGAAAGAGATTAGTTTTAAGAATGAATATCCTAAAGAATGGAGTTATATATTAGATAATGAAGAAGGAACACTAAATACTAAGAATGGTTTTTATACGTTTTCAAATATTATGCAGATCGATACAGATTCATCTAAAAATAAAAAATTAGAAAACATAGATATAGTATTTGGAGAAGGTAATTGGACCGTTGTTTTATTTATTCCAAAAGATAGTGAATGCGGAGTCTTGTTTGAAAATGATCCTTTTGAATTACTGTTAAATGTACTTAGTAATGGAAAAATAGTTCTTTTGATTATATTAATAATATCTATACTTTTCTCGGTTTTAATGACAATGAACAAGATATCAAAAGAGAAGATTAAGTATTTTTCTGAATATGATGAAATGACTGGGGTTTTAAATAGACGAGCAGGTCTTCAGAATTTAAATAAACAATACACAGATATTGTTAATAATGGGGGAGGCATTAGTATATGTTTTATTGACATTAATGGACTTAAAGATGTCAATGATGCATTAGGGCATGAGGCTGGTGATGAGCTCATTATGACAGTTGTCAAGGGTATTAAGAAACACATAAAGAAGTCTGATTTTGTTATAAGAATGGGTGGAGACGAGTTTCTTGTGATTTTTGTAAATCTTGATATAGAAGAAGCTGAAAATGTATGGGAAAGAATAAATAATGAATATAAAAAAATAAATGATGAAGAAAATAGAGCATACATTGTAAGTGTGAGCCATGGCATAGAAGAATGTAAATTCCATCATAATGAATATATTGACAGTATCATCAATTCAGCTGACCAGAAAATGTATAATGAAAAAAGAGAGATAAAAAAAGGCCTTACAATTGTCAGAAAAAAACAAGATTAA
- a CDS encoding propanediol/glycerol family dehydratase large subunit: MRSKRFQVLAQRPVNQDGLIGEWPEEGLIAMESPNDPKPSIKIENGMVVELDGIKREDFDTIDRFIADYAINLKEAEKSMSLDSLEIAQMLVDINIGRDEIVNITTSITPAKIVEVVSHMNVVEMMMALQKMRARKTPSNQCHVTNLRDNPVQIAADAAEASIRGFSEQETTVGIVRYAPFNALAILIGSQVGRGGVLTQCSVEEATELDLGMRGLTSYAETVSVYGTEPVFTDGDDTPWSKAFLASAYASRGLKMRFTSGTGSEALMGYSEGKSMLYLEARCIYITKGAGVQGLQNGAVSCIGMTGSVPSGIRAVLAENLITTMLDIEVASGNDQTFSHSDIRRTARTLMQMLPGTDFIFSGYSAVPNYDNMFAGSNFDAEDFDDYNILQRDLMVDGGLRPVSEEETIAIRNKAARSIQAVFEELGFPAITDEEVEAATYAHGSKDMPERNVVEDLKSAEEMLNKKITGLDIVKALSKNGFDDVANNVLNMLKQRVTGDYLQTSAILDKDFDVISAVNDINDYKGPGTGYRMSEERWEEIKNVQNVIKPEDIQ; this comes from the coding sequence ATGAGATCAAAACGATTTCAAGTTTTAGCACAACGTCCTGTAAACCAAGATGGCCTTATAGGAGAATGGCCAGAAGAAGGTTTAATAGCAATGGAAAGTCCTAATGATCCTAAACCATCTATAAAAATTGAAAATGGAATGGTAGTAGAACTTGATGGAATAAAAAGAGAAGATTTTGATACAATTGACAGATTTATAGCAGACTATGCAATAAATCTGAAAGAAGCTGAAAAATCTATGAGCTTAGATTCGTTAGAAATTGCACAAATGCTTGTTGATATAAATATTGGTAGAGATGAAATTGTAAATATAACAACATCCATAACTCCAGCTAAGATAGTAGAAGTTGTATCACACATGAATGTAGTGGAAATGATGATGGCACTTCAAAAAATGAGAGCTAGAAAAACTCCATCAAATCAATGTCATGTTACAAACTTAAGAGATAATCCAGTACAAATTGCAGCAGATGCAGCAGAAGCTAGTATTAGAGGTTTCTCAGAGCAAGAAACTACAGTTGGAATAGTAAGATATGCACCATTTAATGCATTAGCGATACTTATAGGTTCTCAAGTGGGACGTGGAGGAGTTTTAACTCAGTGTTCAGTAGAGGAAGCTACAGAACTTGATCTTGGAATGAGAGGACTTACAAGTTATGCAGAAACAGTTTCTGTATATGGTACTGAACCAGTATTTACTGATGGAGATGATACTCCGTGGTCAAAAGCATTTTTAGCATCAGCATATGCTTCAAGAGGACTTAAAATGAGATTTACATCAGGTACAGGTTCGGAAGCATTAATGGGATATTCAGAAGGAAAATCAATGCTTTACTTAGAAGCAAGATGTATTTACATAACAAAAGGAGCAGGAGTACAAGGCCTTCAAAATGGGGCAGTTAGCTGTATTGGTATGACGGGTTCAGTTCCTTCAGGAATAAGAGCTGTACTTGCTGAAAACTTGATAACAACTATGCTAGATATAGAAGTTGCATCAGGAAATGATCAAACATTTTCACATTCAGACATACGAAGAACTGCAAGAACACTTATGCAAATGCTTCCAGGAACAGACTTTATATTCTCAGGATATAGTGCAGTTCCGAACTATGATAATATGTTTGCCGGTTCGAATTTTGATGCAGAAGATTTTGATGACTATAATATTCTTCAAAGAGATTTAATGGTAGATGGTGGACTAAGACCAGTATCAGAAGAAGAGACTATTGCAATAAGAAATAAAGCTGCAAGATCAATACAAGCTGTATTTGAGGAATTAGGGTTCCCAGCTATAACAGATGAAGAAGTAGAAGCAGCAACTTATGCTCACGGAAGCAAAGACATGCCAGAAAGAAATGTGGTTGAAGATTTAAAATCTGCAGAAGAGATGCTTAATAAGAAAATCACTGGTCTTGATATAGTTAAAGCATTAAGTAAGAATGGATTTGATGATGTAGCAAATAACGTATTAAACATGCTTAAGCAAAGGGTAACTGGAGATTACTTACAGACATCTGCCATATTAGATAAAGATTTTGATGTTATAAGTGCAGTTAACGATATAAATGATTACAAGGGACCAGGAACAGGTTACAGAATGAGTGAAGAGAGATGGGAAGAAATCAAAAACGTTCAAAATGTAATAAAACCAGAAGATATTCAATAA
- a CDS encoding propanediol/glycerol family dehydratase medium subunit, with protein MDNITNKYVAPQLQLIEKGEAKVGTKADEVVIGIAPAFHKSQNNTIVNLPHNDVLRELIAGIEEEGLEARVVRVIRTSDVSFIANDAAKLSGSGIGIGIQSKGTTVIHQKDLLPLNNLELFPQAPLITLEIFRLIGKNAAKYAKGESPTPVPTKNDQMARPKFMAKAALLHIKETKHVEVGAKPVEIEVEF; from the coding sequence ATGGATAATATAACAAATAAATATGTTGCACCACAGCTTCAGCTTATAGAAAAAGGAGAAGCAAAAGTTGGAACAAAAGCAGATGAAGTTGTTATAGGAATTGCACCAGCTTTTCATAAGTCACAAAATAATACTATAGTTAATCTTCCTCATAATGATGTTCTAAGAGAACTTATAGCAGGAATAGAAGAAGAAGGATTAGAGGCTCGTGTAGTTAGAGTGATTAGAACATCTGATGTTTCATTCATAGCTAATGATGCAGCTAAATTAAGTGGTTCAGGAATAGGGATAGGAATTCAATCAAAAGGAACAACTGTTATACATCAAAAGGATTTGCTTCCTTTGAATAACTTAGAGTTATTTCCACAAGCTCCACTTATAACACTTGAAATTTTTAGATTGATAGGAAAAAATGCAGCTAAATATGCTAAAGGGGAATCACCAACACCTGTTCCAACTAAGAATGATCAAATGGCAAGACCGAAGTTTATGGCAAAAGCGGCATTACTTCATATAAAAGAAACTAAGCATGTAGAGGTAGGGGCAAAACCTGTAGAAATAGAAGTTGAATTTTAA
- a CDS encoding diol dehydratase small subunit has product MEQIKMNPQDYPLATKRPEYIKTPTGKKLQDVNLENVLSGEIKPEDVRISPETLEMQAQIAEGMNRDAIARNFRRASELISVPDDRILEIYNSLRPYRSTKEELLDIAKELETKYNAKVNADFVREAAEVYEKREKLAK; this is encoded by the coding sequence ATGGAACAAATAAAAATGAATCCGCAAGATTATCCTTTGGCTACTAAAAGACCGGAATATATTAAAACTCCAACAGGAAAAAAATTACAAGATGTAAATTTAGAAAATGTATTAAGCGGAGAAATTAAACCAGAAGACGTTAGAATATCACCAGAGACATTAGAAATGCAAGCTCAAATAGCTGAGGGAATGAATAGAGATGCTATTGCTAGAAATTTTAGAAGAGCTTCAGAACTTATATCAGTTCCAGACGACAGAATATTAGAAATATACAACTCGCTGAGACCTTATCGTTCTACAAAAGAAGAACTTTTAGATATAGCTAAAGAACTTGAAACTAAATACAATGCAAAAGTAAATGCAGATTTCGTAAGAGAAGCAGCTGAGGTTTATGAGAAGAGAGAAAAATTAGCAAAATAG
- a CDS encoding diol dehydratase reactivase subunit alpha produces the protein MKIIAGVDIGNATTEVALSKMDNNGKVEFLSSGIVSTTGIKGTQENIQGVFSSLKQALYKVSMELKDLDLVRINEAAPVIGDVAMETITETIITESTMIGHNPTTPGGIGLGIGKTIYIEDLDSLNIENLNKEDQFIVLILSKINFLEAAIRINEAVKRGINVTAAIVQRDDGVLINNRLEKKIPIVDEVVLLEKVPIGMKAAVEVAEQGGVVEILCNPYGIATVFGLTSEETKLIVPISRALIGNRSAVVIKTPKGDVQEKRIPAGKIHIDGLKRKEVVDVEYGAKKIMEAIKLCVPVQDIKGEAGTNSGGMLENVRQIMAKLTNQNITDIKIQDLLAVDTFIPQKVKGGLAEEFSMENAVGIAAMVKADKLQMQMIADTLKEKLNIDVEVGGVEADMAIRGALTTPGSSTPLAILDMGAGSTDASIINKQEKISSIHLAGAGNMVTMLIKSELGLEDFNLAEDIKKYPLAKVESLFHIRHEDGTVEFFENPLEPSVFAKVVILKDGMLVPIDGNNSLEKIKTIRRFAKEKVFVTNCLRALSIVSPTGNIRDIEFVVLVGGSSLDFEVPQLVTDALSQYGVVAGRGNIRGLEGPRNAVATGLILAFNENREGN, from the coding sequence ATGAAGATTATTGCAGGTGTTGATATAGGAAATGCTACAACGGAAGTTGCGTTATCTAAAATGGATAATAATGGTAAAGTGGAATTTCTTTCTAGTGGAATAGTTTCGACAACAGGGATAAAAGGAACACAAGAGAATATACAAGGTGTTTTTTCTTCATTAAAACAAGCTTTATATAAAGTTTCTATGGAACTTAAAGACCTTGATTTGGTAAGAATAAATGAAGCTGCACCAGTTATAGGGGACGTAGCTATGGAAACTATAACTGAAACTATAATAACAGAATCTACTATGATAGGACATAATCCTACTACACCAGGTGGAATAGGACTTGGAATAGGAAAAACTATATATATAGAAGATTTAGACTCGTTAAATATAGAAAATTTAAATAAAGAGGATCAATTTATAGTTTTGATATTGAGTAAGATAAATTTCTTAGAGGCTGCTATAAGGATAAATGAGGCAGTAAAAAGAGGGATAAATGTAACAGCAGCTATAGTCCAAAGAGATGATGGAGTTTTAATTAACAATAGATTAGAAAAAAAGATACCTATTGTTGATGAAGTGGTACTTCTAGAAAAAGTTCCAATAGGAATGAAAGCAGCAGTAGAGGTAGCAGAACAAGGCGGAGTAGTAGAAATTTTGTGTAACCCATATGGCATTGCAACAGTATTTGGATTAACTTCAGAAGAAACGAAACTTATAGTTCCTATATCTAGAGCACTTATAGGAAATAGATCTGCCGTAGTTATAAAAACACCTAAAGGAGATGTCCAGGAAAAAAGGATTCCAGCAGGTAAAATACATATAGATGGACTAAAGCGTAAAGAAGTGGTAGATGTTGAATATGGAGCTAAAAAAATAATGGAAGCAATTAAGCTTTGTGTTCCTGTTCAGGATATAAAAGGGGAAGCGGGTACTAATTCAGGTGGAATGCTTGAAAATGTAAGACAAATAATGGCTAAACTTACTAATCAGAATATAACTGATATCAAGATTCAAGATCTTCTAGCAGTAGATACCTTTATACCTCAGAAGGTAAAGGGAGGTCTAGCAGAAGAATTTTCTATGGAAAATGCAGTAGGAATAGCAGCTATGGTTAAAGCTGATAAGCTTCAGATGCAAATGATTGCTGATACACTAAAGGAAAAATTAAATATAGATGTAGAGGTAGGGGGAGTAGAAGCGGATATGGCTATAAGAGGAGCGCTAACTACCCCAGGAAGTAGCACACCTCTTGCAATACTTGATATGGGTGCTGGATCTACTGATGCATCTATAATAAATAAGCAAGAAAAAATATCTTCTATACATTTAGCTGGTGCTGGAAATATGGTAACTATGCTTATTAAGTCGGAATTAGGATTAGAAGATTTTAATTTAGCAGAAGATATTAAGAAATACCCTCTAGCTAAAGTGGAAAGTCTATTTCATATAAGACATGAAGATGGTACTGTAGAGTTTTTTGAAAATCCATTAGAGCCATCTGTATTTGCAAAAGTAGTTATATTAAAAGATGGAATGCTGGTTCCAATAGATGGGAACAATTCTTTGGAAAAAATAAAGACTATAAGAAGATTTGCAAAAGAGAAAGTATTTGTTACTAATTGTCTAAGAGCATTAAGTATAGTATCTCCAACTGGGAATATTAGAGATATAGAATTTGTAGTATTAGTAGGCGGGTCATCCTTAGACTTTGAAGTACCTCAATTAGTTACAGATGCACTATCTCAGTATGGTGTAGTAGCAGGAAGAGGTAATATAAGAGGTTTAGAGGGACCTCGAAATGCAGTAGCTACAGGACTTATATTAGCTTTTAATGAAAATAGGGAAGGTAACTAA
- a CDS encoding glycerol dehydratase reactivase beta/small subunit family protein — protein MKYYKYEKPSIYIYHSSEIKDISIFNDVLFGIEEEGIPYEVKEKKESNSLELSYNAAQDSRLAVGIGVDKTGNIAMTFNKLKKGETLFVTNLSFGEDNLRSLGANAGRLVKDISFKQILENDLFIDKIGCL, from the coding sequence ATGAAATATTACAAGTATGAGAAACCAAGTATATATATATATCACTCCTCTGAAATAAAGGATATATCAATTTTTAATGATGTGTTGTTTGGAATAGAGGAAGAAGGTATACCTTATGAAGTTAAAGAAAAAAAAGAATCTAATTCTTTAGAATTAAGTTATAATGCTGCACAAGACTCAAGATTAGCTGTAGGTATAGGTGTTGATAAAACTGGAAATATAGCAATGACTTTCAACAAGCTTAAAAAAGGAGAAACTTTGTTTGTTACAAATTTATCATTCGGAGAAGATAATCTTAGAAGTTTAGGAGCTAATGCAGGCAGATTAGTTAAGGACATATCGTTTAAGCAAATTTTAGAGAATGATTTATTTATAGATAAAATAGGATGTTTATGA
- a CDS encoding GlcG/HbpS family heme-binding protein, translating to MKKLNELKELSLEIVKEMAAAVEEKAACMNVPVVFAAVDAGANLMLMHRMEDAFITSVDIAINKAFTSAALKIGTHEVTPNIQPGESLYGLQLTNDCKIVTFGGGFPIIVDGKVVGAVGVSGGTVEEDMAIAQAALDIFNK from the coding sequence ATGAAAAAGTTAAACGAATTAAAAGAACTAAGCTTAGAAATAGTAAAGGAAATGGCTGCTGCAGTTGAAGAAAAAGCAGCTTGTATGAATGTACCAGTGGTATTTGCGGCAGTAGATGCAGGTGCAAACTTAATGCTTATGCACAGAATGGAAGATGCTTTTATAACAAGTGTAGATATAGCTATAAATAAAGCATTTACTTCAGCAGCATTAAAAATAGGAACACATGAAGTAACTCCAAATATACAACCAGGAGAAAGTCTTTATGGTTTACAGTTAACTAACGATTGTAAAATAGTTACATTTGGTGGTGGATTCCCAATAATAGTAGATGGAAAAGTTGTTGGAGCAGTTGGAGTAAGTGGTGGAACTGTGGAAGAAGATATGGCTATAGCACAAGCTGCTTTAGATATATTTAATAAGTAG
- the dhaT gene encoding 1,3-propanediol dehydrogenase: MRMYDYLVPSVNFMGAGCINKVGERCTILGGKKALIVTDKFLRNMEGGAVELTVKYLSEAGIEVAYYDGVEPNPKDTNVKDGLAIFNNEGCDMIVTVGGGSAHDCGKGIGIAATHEGDLYDYAGIETLTNPLPPIVAVNTTAGTASEVTRHCVITNTEKKVKFVIVSWRNLPLVSFNDPMLMVKKPAGLTAATGMDALTHAVEAYVSKDANPVTDAAAIQSIKLISKNLRQAVALGENLVARENMAYASLLAGMAFNNANLGYVHAMAHQLGGLYDMPHGVANAMLLPHVERYNLISNPQKFADIAEFMGENIDGLSVIEAAEKAIDAMFRLSQDVGIPASLKEMGIKEEDFEYMAEMALKDGNAFSNPRKGNEKDIVSIFKAAF; encoded by the coding sequence ATGAGAATGTATGATTATTTAGTACCAAGTGTAAACTTTATGGGAGCTGGATGTATAAATAAAGTTGGAGAAAGATGTACCATATTAGGAGGAAAAAAAGCCTTAATAGTTACAGATAAATTTTTAAGAAATATGGAAGGTGGAGCAGTTGAATTAACTGTTAAATACTTAAGTGAAGCAGGAATAGAAGTTGCATATTATGATGGAGTAGAACCAAATCCAAAGGATACAAATGTAAAGGATGGTTTAGCTATATTTAATAATGAAGGTTGTGATATGATAGTTACAGTTGGCGGTGGAAGTGCTCATGACTGTGGTAAAGGTATTGGTATCGCAGCAACTCATGAAGGAGATCTTTATGATTATGCAGGAATTGAAACTTTAACAAATCCACTTCCTCCAATAGTTGCAGTAAACACTACAGCTGGAACAGCAAGTGAAGTTACAAGACACTGTGTTATAACTAATACAGAGAAAAAGGTTAAATTTGTTATAGTAAGTTGGAGAAACTTACCGTTAGTATCTTTCAATGATCCAATGTTAATGGTTAAAAAGCCAGCTGGATTAACTGCAGCTACAGGAATGGATGCTTTAACTCATGCAGTTGAAGCATATGTTTCAAAGGATGCTAATCCTGTAACAGATGCAGCAGCAATACAATCTATTAAATTAATATCTAAAAATTTAAGACAAGCTGTTGCTTTAGGAGAGAATTTAGTAGCTAGAGAAAATATGGCATACGCTTCATTATTAGCAGGTATGGCATTCAATAATGCTAACTTAGGATATGTACATGCCATGGCTCATCAATTAGGGGGATTATATGATATGCCTCATGGAGTAGCAAATGCTATGCTTCTTCCACATGTAGAAAGATATAACTTAATCTCAAACCCACAAAAATTTGCTGATATAGCAGAATTTATGGGAGAAAACATAGATGGATTATCAGTTATAGAAGCAGCTGAAAAGGCTATAGATGCTATGTTTAGACTTTCACAAGATGTTGGAATTCCAGCAAGCTTAAAAGAAATGGGAATTAAAGAAGAAGATTTTGAATATATGGCTGAAATGGCATTAAAAGATGGAAATGCATTTAGCAATCCGAGAAAAGGTAACGAAAAAGACATAGTTTCAATATTTAAAGCTGCATTTTAA
- a CDS encoding MIP/aquaporin family protein, translated as MTNFLAEMLGTMILIILGDGVVANVVLNKTKGQNSGWIVISTGWALGVAIPVFIFGTISGAHFNPAVTLGLATIGKFSWSSVPTYLLAQFIGAFLGAVIVWIFYKPHFQATEDQAAKLGVFCTGPAIKDTSSNFIGEVIGTFILVFGILGIGNTPMVDGLQPIVVGLIVWAIGLTLGGTTGYAINPARDLGPRIAHYILPIHGKGDSDWGYAWIPVAAPIVGGIIASISYNIIF; from the coding sequence ATGACGAATTTTTTAGCAGAAATGTTAGGAACAATGATTCTTATAATTTTAGGGGATGGAGTAGTTGCTAATGTAGTATTAAATAAAACAAAGGGTCAAAATTCTGGATGGATTGTTATATCAACAGGATGGGCTTTAGGAGTGGCTATACCAGTTTTTATTTTTGGAACTATTAGTGGAGCACATTTTAATCCAGCTGTAACACTAGGATTGGCTACAATAGGAAAATTTTCTTGGTCGAGTGTACCAACGTATCTCTTAGCCCAATTTATAGGTGCTTTTTTAGGAGCAGTAATAGTTTGGATATTCTATAAACCGCACTTTCAAGCAACTGAGGATCAAGCTGCAAAGCTTGGTGTATTTTGCACAGGACCAGCTATTAAAGATACGTCTTCAAATTTCATAGGAGAAGTTATTGGTACTTTTATATTAGTCTTTGGAATATTAGGAATAGGAAATACACCTATGGTTGATGGATTACAACCTATAGTTGTAGGACTTATAGTTTGGGCAATAGGACTTACTTTAGGGGGAACAACAGGATATGCAATTAATCCTGCTAGAGATCTTGGACCACGTATAGCACACTATATTTTACCCATACATGGAAAAGGAGATTCTGACTGGGGATATGCATGGATTCCGGTAGCGGCTCCTATAGTTGGAGGGATAATAGCATCAATAAGCTACAATATAATCTTCTAA
- a CDS encoding PocR ligand-binding domain-containing protein: protein MSYLIGLENIIDIEMFQKIQDDIASATELAIITVDYRGKPITKHSGRTDFCSIIRSDSRLGELCERCDSRGGLEAARKGETYIYRCHMKLVDFAVPIIVRGQYIGALMAGQVLTEESKFLELERVVQSDTDIQTDPELIEMYKKLPIIPFRKIQSIAKMMFHISNYIVNESLLKIAQQELNEKNIKFMEVEKAKIQMEKELKYSQLKALQSQVNPHFLFNVLNSISTLALIEKAPKTQEVICNLAEILRYTLKKVDKMVELETEINYVTAYLEIQKVRFGTRLEFYIDMEIECRKVKIPFMIIQPFVENAIIHGLELKEDGGSIKINIYKSGKSVVICIEDDGIGIENNMLELINSGKEEDYRKNTSSGIGINNIKQRMKYNYGDRYSINITSKINKGTEVKIILPQ, encoded by the coding sequence TTGAGTTATTTAATTGGTTTAGAAAATATTATAGATATTGAAATGTTTCAAAAAATACAGGATGATATTGCAAGTGCAACAGAATTAGCTATTATTACAGTAGATTATAGAGGAAAACCTATAACTAAACACAGTGGGCGTACTGATTTTTGTAGTATTATACGTAGTGATAGTAGACTAGGAGAATTATGCGAAAGATGCGATTCTAGAGGTGGTCTTGAGGCAGCAAGAAAAGGTGAAACATATATATATAGATGTCATATGAAGTTAGTAGATTTTGCAGTACCTATTATTGTGAGGGGGCAATATATAGGAGCCTTAATGGCAGGGCAGGTTTTAACTGAAGAAAGTAAATTTTTAGAGCTAGAACGTGTTGTTCAAAGTGATACAGATATACAAACGGATCCAGAACTTATTGAAATGTATAAAAAGCTACCGATTATTCCTTTTAGGAAAATTCAGTCCATTGCTAAGATGATGTTTCATATTAGTAACTATATTGTAAATGAGAGTCTTTTAAAAATAGCACAGCAGGAACTTAATGAAAAAAATATTAAGTTTATGGAGGTTGAAAAAGCTAAAATTCAAATGGAAAAAGAATTAAAATATTCACAATTAAAGGCTTTACAATCTCAGGTTAATCCTCATTTTTTATTTAATGTATTAAATAGTATTTCTACATTGGCTTTAATTGAAAAAGCCCCAAAAACCCAGGAAGTAATCTGTAATTTAGCAGAAATTCTTAGATACACTTTAAAGAAAGTAGATAAGATGGTAGAGTTAGAAACTGAAATTAACTATGTAACTGCATATTTAGAGATTCAGAAAGTGAGATTTGGGACAAGATTAGAATTTTATATTGATATGGAAATAGAATGTAGAAAAGTTAAAATTCCATTTATGATTATTCAACCTTTTGTAGAAAATGCTATAATACATGGACTAGAATTAAAAGAAGATGGTGGAAGTATAAAAATAAATATTTATAAATCAGGCAAATCTGTAGTGATATGTATAGAAGATGATGGAATAGGAATTGAAAATAACATGCTTGAATTAATAAACTCAGGAAAAGAAGAAGATTATAGAAAAAATACTTCAAGTGGAATAGGAATCAATAATATAAAACAAAGAATGAAATATAATTATGGAGATAGGTATTCTATTAATATAACTAGCAAAATTAATAAGGGGACAGAAGTAAAAATCATTTTACCACAATAG